Within Amycolatopsis sp. FDAARGOS 1241, the genomic segment GACCGCGTCGGTGGGCTGACGGGTGAGCTGGTCGGCAGGACCGGTCTGGCGCAGGGTGCCGGCGTCGAGGATGGCCAGGTCGTCGGCGAGGCGGAGCGCTTCGTCGCGGTCGTGTGTCACGTGGATCGTGGGCACGGCCAGGTCCAGCAGCGTCGCGCGCAGGACCTCGCGCAGCTCCTCGCGCACCGGCTGGTCCAGTGCCGACAGGGGTTCGTCCAGCAGGAGCGCGGCCGGGCGCGCGGCGAGCGCTCGGGCCAGCGCGACTCGTTGCCGTTCCCCACCGCTGAGGGAGCGCGGCGCTCGGTGAGCGAGGTGCGCGATGCCGAACCGGGCAAGCAGTTCCCCGATCTCGGGGCTGTGGCGTCGCCCCCGCAACGCCGGGGCGAAGCCGACGTTGTCGCGAACCGACAGGTGGGGGAACAGAGCGGCGTCCTGGAACACCACGCCGATCCGGCGCTCGTCGGCGGGCACGCCGGTGAGGTCCCGGCCGTTGAGGCGCACGCTGCCGCGCCGGGGAGTGCGGAACCCGGCAATGGTGTCGAGCAGCATGCTCTTGCCGGCGCCGGAGGGCCCGAGCACGACCAGGGCGCGGCCGGCGTGGACGGTGAGGTCCAGCGGCCCGAGCTGGAAGGACCCCGCCCGGGTGAGGAGGTCGGACACGGTGAGCACCCGTCACCGCCGGGGCCGGGCGGCGCCGGCGACGAGCCACCCGGACGCGAGCGTGCGCAGCACGAGGAACGTGGCCAATGCGACGAGCAGGAGCAGCACCGCGGCCGACGCGGATTCGGCGAGACCGGAGGACAGGAACAGGTTGTAGATCGCGACCGGCGCGGTGGCCGGGTAGTAGGCGAGGATGACGACGGCGCCGAACTCGCTGATCGAGCGCGCGTACACGAGCACTGCGCCGGTCAGGACCCCGCGCCAGGCCAGAGGGAGGGTGACCCGCCGGAACGTCTGGCCCGGCGAGGCGCCCAGGCTCCGGGCGGCCCGTTCCACGTTCGGGTCCAGGGCTTCGAACGCGACCCGGGCGCTGTTGACGGCGAAGGGCGCGCTCACGAACAGCATCGCCACGATGATCCCGGCCTGCGTTCCGTAGAAGGACAGGCCCGTGGTCAGCAGCGGCGCACCGAGCCAGCCGGTGCGACCGAACACGAACAGCAGGGCGATCCCGGCGACGGTGTGCGGAATCGCCAGCGGCAGATCCACGATCGCCTGCACCAGCGCGTGCCCGGGGAAGCGGCGCCGGGCGAGCAGGTAGGCCAGCGGAACGCCCAGCACGGTGCCGGCCACCGCGGTGATCGCGGCGTCCTGCACGCTCAGCAGCACCGCGTCCCGGATCTCCTCGTCGGCCACTGCCGCGCGGAGGCCACCGGGCGATGTGGCAGTGACCAACCCGAGCACGGGCAGCAGGATGAACCCGAGCAGCAAACCGCTCGCCGTCCACAGCAGGGCCGGGAACAGCCCGCGCGACACCCGCACCACGCTCCACCGCCCCCGTTCGACTGTGTCGCTCACTCAGCCCCCGGGCAGCTTGGCCGGCACTGTCTGCGGCTGCACCGAAGCCGGCAGCTGCGCGCCGCCGGCGACGCCCGCGACTGCCGGGGCGACCACAGTGAACCCGTTGTCGCTCATGATCTTCTGGCCCGCCGGAGAGAGCACGAACTCGACGAACCGCAGGCCCGCGGCCGCGTTGGGCGCGTTGGTCGGCACGGTCAGCGCGTACACGATCGGTTTGCCGGTTCGCGGCCCGGAGGACGTCGGCACGCTGACCGTCGCGTACGTCGCGGCCTGCGCCGGGTCGGACAAGTCGATCTGGCTCGGCAGGTCGAGGAACTTCAAGTGGTGCTGCAGCGCGTCGGAGCGGTAGATCCCCAAGTAGTCGATCTGGCCCGACGACACCGCGGGCAACAGCTGCGTCTCGGTGCCGACCATGGTCTCCGGCGGGGAGTTCGCCAGCACCGCGGCCGACAGACCGGGCTGGTGGTAGAAGTTCTGCGCCAGCGCGAGCATCTGCAGCGTCTGGTAGCCCGAGGGATCGGTGTCCGGATTGGACCGGCCGATCTTCGCCCCCGGCTGCGCCAGAACGTGGTACCAGTTGTCCGCAGTCAGGCCGGCAGCACCTTTGCTCCGGTCGGTGTAAGCGAAGGTGCTGCGGTTCGCCGCGAAGCCGACGTACCAGTTCGCGAACTGCGTGCCCCCGTTCGTGCCGTACATCTTCGACGGGATCAGCGAATAGTCCGCCACACCCAGCACGTCGACCGGGGTGTGCAACTCGGTGATGCCCCGCACGACCTCGACGCTCCCGGCGAAACGCGACTGCACCGTCACATCCGGGTTCTGCGCCTTGAACGCCGCGATCATCGCCGTGAACGGCTTGGCCAGCGTGCCCGCCCCGTTCACGATCAGCGTGCCGGTGACCGCAGCTGCGGAACCACTCGCCGGAGCCGACGGAGCCGGGGGCGACGCCGCGCACGCAGCCACGACCGCCGTAGCCGCGCCGATTGCCAGCACCCTGAGCCCGAAGCCACGTCGCATCGCGTCTCCTCCCGCCGCGTCGCCGAGTCAGCAGGCTACCGATCGGACCACCACCGACAACAGCGCCGAATAGGCCACCTGGTGCAATCGGGACGCCCGTGGTCCCACGAGACGTCAAGACCGGGCCGGTATTTGTATACCGGCAGCGTGCTAGCGTGCTGGTATAGAAATACCGGAACCGATGACGCGAGAGGTACTCGTGATCGAACTGAAGACGCCTGCGGAGATCGAACGCATGCACGTGGCCGGGCGTTTCGTCGCCGAGGTGCTCACCGAGGTCGGCCGGCTCGCCGACGTGGGCGTCAACCTCCTGG encodes:
- a CDS encoding sulfate/molybdate ABC transporter ATP-binding protein — encoded protein: MSDLLTRAGSFQLGPLDLTVHAGRALVVLGPSGAGKSMLLDTIAGFRTPRRGSVRLNGRDLTGVPADERRIGVVFQDAALFPHLSVRDNVGFAPALRGRRHSPEIGELLARFGIAHLAHRAPRSLSGGERQRVALARALAARPAALLLDEPLSALDQPVREELREVLRATLLDLAVPTIHVTHDRDEALRLADDLAILDAGTLRQTGPADQLTRQPTDAVTARLLGWTELGPATPEAGGLHVGDLAIDPALLGAPATRGTVYYRPEEVRVGGPDQYSSALRVRTKVVEVVPTVPLARVLLATTPPLAALVLHRDLPGLAGEVDVTVPGHALRLIESSAPAPPS
- a CDS encoding ABC transporter permease — translated: MSDTVERGRWSVVRVSRGLFPALLWTASGLLLGFILLPVLGLVTATSPGGLRAAVADEEIRDAVLLSVQDAAITAVAGTVLGVPLAYLLARRRFPGHALVQAIVDLPLAIPHTVAGIALLFVFGRTGWLGAPLLTTGLSFYGTQAGIIVAMLFVSAPFAVNSARVAFEALDPNVERAARSLGASPGQTFRRVTLPLAWRGVLTGAVLVYARSISEFGAVVILAYYPATAPVAIYNLFLSSGLAESASAAVLLLLVALATFLVLRTLASGWLVAGAARPRR
- a CDS encoding extracellular solute-binding protein; amino-acid sequence: MRRGFGLRVLAIGAATAVVAACAASPPAPSAPASGSAAAVTGTLIVNGAGTLAKPFTAMIAAFKAQNPDVTVQSRFAGSVEVVRGITELHTPVDVLGVADYSLIPSKMYGTNGGTQFANWYVGFAANRSTFAYTDRSKGAAGLTADNWYHVLAQPGAKIGRSNPDTDPSGYQTLQMLALAQNFYHQPGLSAAVLANSPPETMVGTETQLLPAVSSGQIDYLGIYRSDALQHHLKFLDLPSQIDLSDPAQAATYATVSVPTSSGPRTGKPIVYALTVPTNAPNAAAGLRFVEFVLSPAGQKIMSDNGFTVVAPAVAGVAGGAQLPASVQPQTVPAKLPGG